The Glycine max cultivar Williams 82 chromosome 17, Glycine_max_v4.0, whole genome shotgun sequence genome contains the following window.
aattaggataatatttttattaagacaatatttaatttagtaCAATATGtattataagacaatttttaatgtaaattatttttacacacatttaatatgattttactATATCAGAACATTATATTAATGAATATGATGTTGTGGTAAGGATCTTAAAAAAAGGATGATgtggtaaaataattaaatttcaaaaataattcatattctactaaaactattatattatatacaaaattatattattttttaaatacatgcaTTACTTCTAAAATGTTATAGACAATACTGTAATTATCGTTAGcgctaaatgtaattttataaaattaaaatagttaacatgttatttgatattaattatgttaaatgaTAGATTATGCaccctttttttgttaaatgaatttatttattttacatgttaatagtaaaatgttaaaaataactaattataaaaCTTTGATCAATAGTGTCttagttaataaaaaagtaagatttgataaattatattaaattcaattcaatattgaatataaaattcgactaaaactaaaaccttaCCAAAATTTGCCACGGCTCTGAAAAATAAATGCTCAGAGTAAGGTGACATACTGACATTACTGCCTTAATCTCGATTTAATAGGTAAGGGAATAAAAATCAATTACTAAAAGCATGTGGAGCCTCCAAATATCTTGCCCCACCATTCGTCATCCAAAGATGGAAGAAAACAACATTTAATGATGTATTGCTATGGCTGGAAGCAAGAGTTTCTTGATTAAtttctatacttttttttaaagtttaagaagaagaatttcaattcttttatatatatatatttataatagtaAGTACtactattaattatattttatatttttaagatattttttaatcattgtgACATTAAGTattcaataatttaataataattaatttcggAAAAAAAACATAGCTAACCACTTTtactataattttcttttccagCTAAGTTTTTCATTCATAGGCTAAAATCCAAAACCTTgattaaaatatctaaattcatTGTCATTTAAACCAATGAAGTGTGCTAAAAACATGTAACATTAATATAAGAttcaaataaagaagaagaagaaactgtttctattggaaataaaatatttttactcttaattacttttttatctataatatttaaatttgagattttatttaagaTGATCGAATTTAATATCACTAATAATagtgtcatcattttttttttacagaaataatGTTGTCATCCAACATTTATGATGGTTATGAAtttgaaatatatgatttttttaattcgtttatatatttatgttggTTATTCATTGCCACAAATTTCGAACCTAGATTTTTCCGTAAAGAGAGGAACACAAGCATACACGTTatctatcttctttttttatatagctTAAATTGAATGAATGGTAAGATTATCCTGTCATATTTCAAGTAAAAAGGCTTCTTAATTATGCTTTTAATTTGTTGAGCATGACCTATATATGTGTGAGTACTACAGTAATTTTGAATTATCATTCAATCAAACACAACTCCTTTCATTGAACAAATTTGAGCCGTTAGCATTAActaattactaatatttttttctgttattttattttattgaaaaataaaattttcacattCTTTTATGTATATGTACCTTTTTTTTACAGCTTAGCTATATGCACCTTAGcacattaaattttagttaattcaGTGTAAGATTCACAacttaatgatattttaataacaTCGAATTTTATCAACCTTATGCTGAATCAATCGTTCTTATTAAATACTACTATAACATAATTCAatgatttattttgttaatataaattttagttaattcaGTGTAAGATTCACAACTTAATGATATTTTACTAACATCGAATTTTATCATCCTTATGCTGAATTAATCGTTCTTATTAAATACTACTATAACATAATTCAatgatttattttgttaatattttttttatattttttttattaagaacatTAAGTTTCTAAGACTTATAAtagattttcttttatcattgtaaatatatttctactcAGGTTAGATTCATTTAAAGTGTAAAAATGTATAAAGTACGAAAATGAAAATGTACTTACGATTAGTTAAGTTTATGAAGTACATCTAGCTTTAGAAACATCAAACcattcttattttcttaatttcttaaaatatattatcaaaatggatttttaataatattgaccaaaaatataatttacaaatatattatttaaaaatagataaataaaaaaatcctaaaagtGATAAGGAAAAAGATCAAGTTGCTTGTTCATGCTTCTTTTGAAATATTgactatatttatttaattgagtgAGAGTGACAtcaaagttgaaaggaaaataaaaagaagccTACAAACGAAGCTGTGAATAAAGTGGTCCCTTTAATTTTTGGCATCGACAATTAAATTGTTAGGCGTGGAAAACATACACCAACCAAGAGAAAGGACAATGGAACACATTGCAAGataatattaacaataataCACGAAAGAGAGACAACTTAGCCAGATCTTTATGGCCATATTtcgtttaataattttttttttatttcaatggaAATGATAAATAAGATTGGAAATACCTTTAGTTGAGTTTTAGAAGACgattttattgaatatattcgttcttaaaatgattataattttcacaaacggttaatttaaagattttttacattgtaaataaattataaattattctatAAGAGTCAGTaatcttattatatatagtaatttGTTATTGGATGAAAGTATAAGCAATTATTATACTACCCCGTATATTATTCTACttaaatttagattttaattataatgtattgtcaacataattttttttacattattaaccatgaaaaattatgttataaataatttttaaagcaattatcataaaaatcaataaatttctcataaatagttgtttttaattagttaataatataaaatatttttatattattaatatatagactatttaatatttactcTTAAATTTAgctgtatattttatttaaaaaaaacttagttgaaacttgaaaatgCTGaagttgtaaattaaaaaaataattgttttaaaggttaaattattcCATAAATTCCTAAAATATTTCGTACTATACagagaaaattataatgatACCATGTATTTTACTCGAATTACATAtgcattcttttctttttttcaacctACAAAAAATTTAGCATTTTTTGTTCCCATTACATGACACCCTTTTCCTCTAAACGATGTTagcttcatttatttattttttgctcaTGTGATTaacaagtgatttttttataaaaaaaaaatctttatccaAAAGACGTTTGCTTCTCCTTCATTGTTTCTAGTGCTTTTTGGTGGGCCAGGACAACGAAAGCCCATTTGTAGGAGGTATGTTGCTGcagtttattttggtttttggttAGATATGTTCTTTGTTCACCTCAAGTTGTTGTCAGTTTTTGGTGGGCTTGGGACAATGGAATCCCATAATGACTGAATATTACGTTGAATTGAGGAGTTCACGGGAAGAATTGCAGCATTATGGGCTTATGCTTGCCCAGTTATGAGGAACAGTAGAACACACTTTTgtttcatcaatattttatgGGATTATTAAATGAATATTCAAAGAGTTTTATCTCCTATTCTCTTAATAGAGCCATTGCCTATGTTAAAGACACATGCTACAAAAATCATGGATATCCTCTTACACATGGATATGGTCAAGGTAATGTATACGcattagttttgatttttttatttttttgaagtcattttgttttataatatacataaatcttattttatgtatcattattattatgaaaacatttgtttgataataataataatgttttattattacatTTTGCGTACCTCAAACGGAAGGGACACGTGTCCAAAATTCATTCGATATGTCCCTATTAAATTTGCTCCAATCCATTCCCCCAACCCCAACTCTTCCTCTTTTTACTTCCCCTATGGCTCGTCACTCCTTGCTCTTAGCCCTCCTCCTCTTCGCCGCCGTGGCCACCGCCGCGATGGCGGTGGCCGCGTCCGACGCCGACGACATCCTGATCCGTCAGGTGGTGCCAGATGTTGGCGAAGCCGAAGAGGAGGACAACCTGCTGAACGCCGAGCACCACTTCGCGAGCTTCAAGGCCAAGTTCGCCAAGACCTACGCCACCAAGGAGGAGCACGATCATCGCTTCGGCGTCTTCAAGTCCAACCTCCGCAGAGCCAGGCTGCACGCCAAGCTCGACCCCTCCGCCGTCCACGGCGTCACCAAATTCTCCGATCTAACTCCGGCCGAGTTCCGCCGCCAGTTCCTCGGCCTCAAGCCGCTCCGCTTCCCGGCGCACGCCCAGAAGGCGCCCATCCTCCCCACCAAGGATCTCCCCAAGGATTTCGATTGGCGAGACAAAGGAGCCGTCACTAACGTCAAGGAccaagtaataatttttttttatagccaaatattaattattagttgttagtttttttgttaACGGAAGATTCCAATTGCGACATCTCCCCCTTCCCTTTCTCTCtgaccaaccttatatctcctaaaattattattacctgaagattttgattttttttatattttttttaaacttgatgtgaaattgaagggttttggtttgtgtttgttttgttttagggGGCGTGTGGTTCGTGTTGGTCTTTCAGTACGACGGGAGCGTTGGAAGGAGCTCATTATCTGGCCACTGGTGAGCTCGTGAGCCTTAGCGAGCAACAGCTTGTGGATTGCGATCACGTGGTAAGTTACTTAGTTTCTCTCACTTTTTATGCCTTCTCTCTTTTTAgctcctcttttttttcttttttttttttgaac
Protein-coding sequences here:
- the LOC547893 gene encoding cysteine proteinase precursor — its product is MARHSLLLALLLFAAVATAAMAVAASDADDILIRQVVPDVGEAEEEDNLLNAEHHFASFKAKFAKTYATKEEHDHRFGVFKSNLRRARLHAKLDPSAVHGVTKFSDLTPAEFRRQFLGLKPLRFPAHAQKAPILPTKDLPKDFDWRDKGAVTNVKDQGACGSCWSFSTTGALEGAHYLATGELVSLSEQQLVDCDHVCDPEEYGACDSGCNGGLMNNAFEYILQSGGVQKEKDYPYTGRDGTCKFDKTKVAATVSNYSVVSLDEEQIAANLVKNGPLAVAINAVFMQTYVGGVSCPYICGKHLDHGVLLVGYGEGAYAPIRFKNKPYWIIKNSWGESWGENGYYKICRGRNVCGVDSMVSTVAAIYPSSH